A region from the Desulfomarina profundi genome encodes:
- a CDS encoding ABC transporter substrate-binding protein, whose amino-acid sequence MRRQLCFATAFFVSVFILFFLVSCENQRESIKLGLAINLSGRGGAAGEHIRNGALLAVEEINEQGGINGHSLELLIRDDKNTSEGIRQADRFLLDRKVVAVIGHSTSRNTLIAYPAVTSSKTLLITPYAATNRLTGKDDLFVRTQVSCDLYGKKAAELFKRNSVKSVALLMDLSNSEFVMDWAASLKRSFSGKITEVHFNSSEEPDWEHICNELLSSGPDAVLFLAEAGMTGIALQKIKAAGFKGRLFSSVWAHTPELFRYSGQAAEGLSLITFIDPDNSRPRYLDFSSKMKKIFKTAANPRSTRAYELIYILADGLRRCSEITGVELKKALLAGEYDTLMGHVQFDKYGDVLRPVYEVVVRGGQFHNNGEI is encoded by the coding sequence ATGAGAAGACAGCTCTGTTTTGCAACAGCTTTTTTCGTGTCTGTATTTATTCTTTTTTTCCTGGTTTCCTGTGAGAACCAAAGGGAGTCGATTAAACTTGGTCTGGCAATTAATCTGAGTGGTCGCGGGGGAGCTGCAGGAGAACATATTCGTAATGGAGCCCTCCTGGCTGTCGAAGAAATAAATGAACAGGGTGGCATTAATGGACATTCTCTAGAGCTCTTGATTCGTGATGATAAAAACACCAGCGAGGGAATTCGGCAGGCAGACCGGTTTCTTCTTGACCGGAAAGTTGTCGCTGTAATCGGCCACAGCACATCAAGAAATACCCTGATCGCCTATCCTGCAGTCACTTCCAGCAAAACCCTGCTCATAACGCCGTATGCCGCTACGAATCGACTGACCGGCAAAGATGATCTGTTTGTCCGTACACAGGTAAGCTGTGATCTCTACGGGAAAAAAGCGGCAGAACTGTTTAAACGCAATTCTGTTAAATCCGTTGCTCTGCTGATGGATTTGAGTAATAGTGAGTTTGTCATGGACTGGGCTGCTTCTCTGAAACGATCATTTTCAGGAAAAATAACGGAAGTTCATTTTAATTCAAGTGAAGAACCGGACTGGGAACATATCTGCAATGAGCTCCTTTCTTCCGGACCGGATGCGGTTCTCTTTCTTGCTGAAGCCGGTATGACGGGGATAGCGTTGCAGAAGATAAAGGCTGCCGGGTTCAAAGGGAGGCTGTTTTCTTCCGTCTGGGCACATACTCCTGAGTTGTTCAGATATTCGGGACAGGCGGCGGAAGGGCTTTCTCTGATAACGTTTATCGATCCTGACAATTCCAGACCCCGCTATCTCGATTTTTCTTCAAAAATGAAAAAAATCTTTAAAACCGCAGCCAATCCCCGATCAACAAGGGCCTACGAATTGATTTATATCCTGGCGGATGGTCTGAGACGGTGTTCTGAAATAACAGGCGTTGAATTGAAAAAAGCTCTTCTTGCCGGGGAGTATGATACGTTGATGGGACATGTTCAGTTTGATAAATACGGAGATGTACTGCGTCCCGTCTATGAAGTAGTAGTTCGTGGGGGGCAATTTCACAATAATGGAGAAATATAG
- a CDS encoding GGDEF domain-containing protein, whose protein sequence is MFNNLPCPALELQPNARILRLNPLAAEFFNCDHSSPTDLFFQDFLEKQYRSAFPHVLKQIKTGDPVQYEATLATQPGHADPITLKLSRLDNSNLLALVYLEKLLQSPGDREHALLEEQYRHNPAGILLVNDRMEMISYNSEFLRMWKIPHFSEDCRNDLDSLEAVIEQVREPEIFMQKMIYLHERPNEKSIDEIELKDGRTFYRHSYPVYSKEKYVGRVWYFLDITSLKQAQTELARQKKFQEAVLEHTRDGIVVCDAEGYLSMFNPASVKIHGSDYQNVPLHKWTEYFSLFKPDGRTPLSIEEIPLSRALAGEEIRNEEIVIFSSSGKRQTLRVNGQAMHDNNGKKIGAVVTLHDITDITKARQQLLHMAYHDTLTKLPNRRLFHDLLRQMILRARRNKDLIGILFLDLDNFKRINDSYGHEKGDLFLIELSASLQNTLRDSDILCRWGGDEFVVALPQIADSLDAELVADKLCSSVRTAMGSRYGKSVISISIGIALYPDHGEEPDQLIRLADMAMYAAKRHGKDHYCMADINQLVTEETNAC, encoded by the coding sequence ATGTTTAACAATCTCCCCTGTCCTGCCCTTGAACTGCAACCGAATGCACGGATTCTCCGCCTGAATCCTCTGGCGGCAGAATTTTTCAATTGTGACCACTCTTCCCCGACCGATCTGTTTTTCCAGGATTTTCTGGAAAAACAATACAGGTCAGCTTTTCCGCACGTTCTCAAACAAATTAAAACTGGAGATCCGGTACAATATGAGGCAACACTGGCGACTCAGCCAGGTCATGCGGACCCCATAACCCTGAAATTGTCCAGGCTGGATAACAGCAACCTGCTGGCCCTGGTTTACCTGGAAAAACTGCTGCAATCACCAGGTGACCGGGAACATGCGCTCCTGGAGGAACAATATCGCCACAATCCTGCGGGAATCCTCCTGGTCAACGACAGGATGGAAATGATCTCCTATAACAGTGAATTTCTGCGCATGTGGAAGATTCCTCATTTCAGTGAAGATTGCCGCAATGATCTCGACAGCCTGGAAGCAGTTATCGAACAGGTCAGAGAACCGGAAATTTTCATGCAGAAAATGATATATCTCCATGAACGTCCGAATGAAAAAAGCATTGACGAAATCGAGCTCAAAGATGGCCGGACCTTTTATCGTCACTCGTATCCGGTTTACAGTAAGGAAAAATATGTCGGCAGGGTCTGGTATTTTCTCGACATCACTTCCCTCAAACAGGCTCAGACCGAACTTGCCAGACAGAAAAAATTTCAGGAAGCGGTTCTGGAGCATACCAGGGACGGCATTGTCGTCTGCGATGCGGAAGGATATCTTTCCATGTTCAACCCGGCCAGTGTCAAAATTCACGGGTCTGATTATCAAAATGTTCCGCTACATAAATGGACTGAATATTTCAGCCTGTTCAAACCAGATGGACGGACACCCCTTTCCATAGAGGAAATCCCTCTCTCCAGAGCTCTTGCAGGAGAAGAAATACGAAACGAGGAAATTGTGATTTTTTCAAGCAGTGGGAAGCGACAGACACTTCGGGTTAATGGTCAGGCAATGCATGACAACAATGGCAAAAAAATTGGTGCTGTTGTCACGCTCCATGATATTACCGACATCACTAAAGCCCGGCAACAGCTTCTCCACATGGCCTATCACGATACCCTCACCAAACTGCCCAACAGGCGACTGTTCCATGACCTCCTTAGACAGATGATCCTCCGCGCCAGACGAAACAAAGACCTGATTGGCATCCTGTTTCTTGATCTCGACAACTTCAAACGCATAAATGACAGCTATGGGCACGAAAAGGGAGATCTTTTCCTGATTGAGCTGTCCGCCTCCCTGCAGAATACACTGAGAGATTCCGACATTCTCTGCCGCTGGGGAGGAGATGAATTTGTCGTCGCCCTTCCCCAGATAGCAGACAGCCTCGATGCGGAACTGGTGGCCGACAAACTCTGCAGTTCCGTGCGAACCGCCATGGGTAGCAGGTATGGAAAATCTGTAATCAGCATCAGTATAGGCATTGCTCTCTACCCGGACCATGGAGAAGAACCGGACCAACTGATCCGACTGGCAGATATGGCCATGTATGCTGCAAAACGCCATGGAAAAGACCACTACTGTATGGCGGATATAAACCAATTGGTCACTGAAGAAACCAACGCCTGCTGA